A region of Diadema setosum chromosome 15, eeDiaSeto1, whole genome shotgun sequence DNA encodes the following proteins:
- the LOC140238417 gene encoding RNA polymerase II subunit A C-terminal domain phosphatase SSU72-like: protein MPLKFAVVCSSNQNRSMEAHAILGKKGLNVKSFGTGATVKLPGPAPDKPNIYDFKTTYEDMYQDLKRKDRDLYTQNGILHMLDRNRRLKPKPERFQSSKEKFDIILTAEERVYDQVLEDFDTREEETQVPVHIINIDIQDNHEEATIGAFRFSSLAMKLESAEDLENDIDELIQSFEHEMNITVLHTVCFY, encoded by the exons ATGCCGCTGAAATTTGCCGTAGTGTGCTCGAGTAATCAGAATCGCAGTATGGAAGCCCATGCTATTCTCGG GAAAAAAGGTTTGAACGTGAAATCCTTTGGAACTGGTGCTACAGTGAAACTTCCGGGACCAGCGCCAGACAAGCCAAACATCTATGACTTCAAAACGACATATGAAGACATGTATCAGGACTTAAAGCGCAAGGACAGAGACTT ATACACCCAGAATGGTATTTTGCATATGTTAGACCGGAACAGGAGATTGAAACCAAAACCGGAGAGATTCCAGAGTAGCAAGGAAAAATTTGACATCATCTTGACTGCAGAAGAGAGAGTATATGACCAAGTGCTGGAAG ATTTTGATACCAGAGAAGAAGAGACCCAAGTTCCCGTGCACATCATCAACATTGACATCCAGGACAACCACGAGGAAGCAACGATTGGGGCATTCAGATTTAGTAGTCTCGCCATGAAG CTGGAAAGTGCAGAGGATCTGGagaatgatattgatgaattaATACAGTCCTTTGAACATGAAATGAACATTACTGTTCTTCACACTGTGTGCTTCTACTGA